In one window of Kitasatospora sp. MMS16-BH015 DNA:
- the pyrH gene encoding UMP kinase, with product MQETQETAQEGTRRRVLLKLSGEAFAGGGGLGVDPDVVHKIAREIATVVREGTEVAVVIGGGNFFRGAELQVRGMDRARSDYMGMLGTVMNCLALQDFLIKEGIETRVQTAITMGQVAEPYLPLRAVRHLEKGRVVIFGAGMGMPYFSTDTTAVQRALEIHAEVLLMGKNGVDGVYDSDPRTNPAAVKFDALDYTEVIARDLKVADLTAITLCKDNGLPILVFELLAEGNIARAVKSEKIGTLISQDSARA from the coding sequence ATGCAGGAGACGCAGGAGACCGCACAGGAGGGGACGCGCCGCCGCGTTCTGCTCAAGCTTTCCGGTGAGGCATTCGCCGGTGGCGGCGGCCTTGGCGTCGACCCGGACGTCGTGCACAAGATCGCCCGGGAGATCGCCACCGTCGTGCGCGAGGGCACCGAGGTCGCCGTGGTCATCGGCGGCGGCAACTTCTTCCGCGGCGCCGAGCTGCAGGTGCGCGGCATGGACCGGGCCCGCTCCGACTACATGGGCATGCTGGGCACCGTGATGAACTGCCTCGCGCTCCAGGACTTCCTGATCAAGGAAGGCATCGAGACCCGCGTCCAGACCGCCATCACCATGGGCCAGGTCGCCGAGCCGTACCTGCCGCTGCGGGCCGTCCGCCACCTGGAGAAGGGCCGCGTGGTCATCTTCGGTGCCGGTATGGGCATGCCGTACTTCTCCACCGACACCACCGCCGTGCAGCGCGCCCTGGAGATCCACGCCGAGGTGCTGCTGATGGGCAAGAACGGCGTCGACGGGGTGTACGACTCGGACCCGCGCACCAACCCCGCCGCGGTGAAGTTCGACGCGCTCGACTACACCGAGGTCATCGCGCGCGACCTGAAGGTGGCCGACCTGACGGCGATCACGCTGTGCAAGGACAACGGCCTGCCGATCCTCGTCTTCGAGCTGCTCGCCGAGGGCAATATCGCGCGTGCGGTGAAGAGTGAGAAGATCGGCACACTCATCAGCCAGGATTCCGCCCGGGCCTGA
- the frr gene encoding ribosome recycling factor: MEKAISVAKDDFAAIRTGRAHPAMFAKIVAEYYGAITPINQLASFSVPEPRMAIVTPFDKSALRNIEQAIRDSDLGVNPSNDGNIIRVSLPVLTEERRREYIKQARGKGEDSKISIRAIRRKAKDGFDKLVKDKEVGEDEARRAEKELDDLTAKHVAVVDELLKHKEAELLEV, from the coding sequence ATGGAGAAGGCCATCTCCGTCGCGAAGGACGACTTCGCGGCGATCCGCACCGGTCGTGCCCACCCGGCGATGTTCGCCAAGATCGTCGCCGAGTACTACGGCGCGATCACCCCGATCAACCAGCTCGCCTCCTTCTCCGTGCCGGAGCCCCGGATGGCGATCGTCACCCCGTTCGACAAGAGCGCGCTGCGCAACATCGAGCAGGCGATCCGCGACTCCGACCTCGGCGTCAACCCGTCGAACGACGGCAACATCATCCGGGTGAGCCTGCCGGTGCTCACCGAGGAGCGCCGCCGCGAGTACATCAAGCAGGCCCGCGGCAAGGGCGAGGACTCGAAGATCTCGATCCGCGCCATCCGCCGCAAGGCCAAGGACGGCTTCGACAAGCTGGTGAAGGACAAGGAGGTCGGCGAGGACGAGGCCCGCCGCGCCGAGAAGGAGCTCGACGACCTCACCGCGAAGCACGTCGCGGTCGTCGACGAGCTGCTCAAGCACAAGGAAGCCGAGCTGCTCGAGGTCTGA
- a CDS encoding phosphatidate cytidylyltransferase: MREAVPQRQRPQRQRQTPPAPPSAPGQETPVAQPDQQPRKQRGGRNLQAAIGVGVGLGAVIIASLFVVKVLFLVVVAAAVVVGVWELTSRLTERKGINAPLIPLMAGSVAMLAAGYWAGAQWAAAALALTGLAVMVWRMSEPPENYLRDITAGIFTAFYVPFLATFVALMLSAEDGPWRIVLFLIVTVCSDTGAYAVGYKFGKNKLAPTISPGKTREGLAGGIALSMLAGALMMQYVIDDGRWWQGLILGGCAAVTATLGDLAESMIKRDLGIKDMGTLLPGHGGIMDRLDSLLPTAPVVWLLLAAFVGS; the protein is encoded by the coding sequence ATGCGCGAAGCAGTACCGCAACGCCAAAGACCGCAACGCCAAAGACAGACACCACCCGCACCGCCGTCCGCCCCAGGGCAGGAGACACCCGTGGCCCAGCCCGACCAGCAGCCCCGCAAGCAGCGCGGCGGCCGCAACCTCCAGGCCGCGATAGGGGTCGGTGTCGGCCTCGGGGCGGTGATCATCGCCTCGCTCTTCGTGGTGAAGGTGCTCTTCCTGGTCGTGGTGGCCGCCGCCGTGGTGGTCGGCGTCTGGGAGCTCACCAGCCGGCTCACCGAGCGCAAGGGCATCAACGCCCCGCTGATCCCGCTGATGGCCGGCAGCGTGGCCATGCTGGCCGCCGGCTACTGGGCCGGTGCCCAGTGGGCCGCCGCCGCGCTGGCCCTGACCGGGCTGGCGGTGATGGTCTGGCGGATGAGCGAGCCGCCGGAGAACTACCTGCGCGACATAACGGCAGGCATCTTCACCGCCTTCTACGTGCCCTTCCTGGCCACCTTCGTCGCGCTGATGCTCAGCGCCGAGGACGGCCCCTGGCGGATCGTGCTCTTCCTGATCGTCACGGTGTGCAGCGACACCGGCGCGTACGCGGTGGGCTACAAGTTCGGCAAGAACAAGCTGGCCCCGACGATCAGCCCCGGCAAGACCCGCGAGGGCCTGGCGGGCGGCATCGCGCTCTCGATGCTGGCCGGCGCGCTGATGATGCAGTACGTCATCGACGACGGCCGCTGGTGGCAGGGCCTGATCCTGGGCGGCTGCGCGGCCGTCACGGCCACCCTGGGCGACCTCGCCGAGTCGATGATCAAGCGCGACCTCGGCATCAAGGACATGGGCACCCTGCTGCCCGGCCACGGCGGCATCATGGACCGCCTGGACTCCCTGCTGCCGACCGCCCCCGTGGTCTGGCTGCTGCTGGCCGCCTTCGTCGGCAGCTGA
- the rlmN gene encoding 23S rRNA (adenine(2503)-C(2))-methyltransferase RlmN: MPKPGELTFVAPRGAKPPRHLADMSPAERKEAVAELGEQPFRAKQLSNHYFGRMSNDPASWTDIPAASREKLTEALLPSLMSVVRHVSCDDDTTRKTLWKLFDGTLVESVLMRYPDRVTMCISSQAGCGMNCPFCATGQAGLTRNLSTAEIVEQIGAGMRALKAGEIPGGEARLSNVVFMGMGEPLANYNRVLAAIRRLTDPAPDGFGMSQRGITVSTVGLVPAMHRLADEEMSVRLALSLHAPDDELRDELVPVNTRWKVAEVLEAAWYYAEKSNRRISIEYALIKDINDQAWRADLLGRLLKNHRVHVNLIPLNPTPGSKWTASRPEDEREFVRRLQAHGVPTTVRDTRGQEIDGACGQLAAAG, translated from the coding sequence ATGCCTAAGCCCGGAGAACTCACCTTTGTCGCGCCGCGCGGCGCCAAGCCCCCGCGACACCTCGCCGACATGAGCCCCGCCGAGCGCAAGGAGGCCGTCGCCGAGCTGGGCGAGCAGCCGTTCCGCGCCAAGCAGCTCTCGAACCACTACTTCGGCCGGATGTCGAACGACCCGGCGAGCTGGACGGACATCCCCGCCGCCAGCCGGGAGAAGTTGACCGAGGCGCTGCTGCCCTCGCTGATGTCGGTGGTCCGGCACGTCTCCTGCGACGACGACACCACCCGCAAGACGCTCTGGAAGCTCTTCGACGGCACCCTGGTCGAGTCCGTGCTGATGCGCTACCCCGACCGGGTGACGATGTGCATCAGCTCGCAGGCCGGCTGCGGCATGAACTGCCCGTTCTGCGCCACCGGCCAGGCCGGGCTCACCCGCAACCTGTCCACCGCCGAGATCGTCGAGCAGATCGGCGCGGGCATGCGGGCGCTCAAGGCCGGGGAGATCCCCGGCGGTGAGGCCCGGCTCTCGAACGTGGTCTTCATGGGCATGGGCGAGCCGCTGGCCAACTACAACCGGGTGCTGGCCGCGATCCGCCGGCTGACCGATCCGGCCCCGGACGGCTTCGGGATGTCCCAGCGCGGCATCACCGTCTCCACGGTGGGCCTCGTCCCGGCCATGCACCGGCTCGCCGACGAGGAGATGAGCGTGCGGCTCGCGCTCTCGCTGCACGCCCCCGACGACGAGCTGCGCGACGAGCTGGTGCCGGTCAACACCCGGTGGAAGGTCGCCGAGGTGCTGGAGGCCGCCTGGTACTACGCGGAGAAGTCCAACCGGCGGATCTCGATCGAGTACGCGCTGATCAAGGACATCAATGACCAGGCCTGGCGGGCCGACCTGCTGGGGCGCCTGCTCAAGAACCACCGCGTCCACGTCAACCTGATCCCGCTGAACCCGACCCCGGGCTCCAAGTGGACGGCCTCCCGCCCGGAGGACGAGCGCGAGTTCGTCCGCCGCCTCCAGGCGCACGGCGTGCCGACCACCGTCCGGGACACCCGCGGCCAGGAGATCGACGGCGCCTGCGGGCAGCTGGCCGCAGCGGGCTGA